A DNA window from Myripristis murdjan chromosome 19, fMyrMur1.1, whole genome shotgun sequence contains the following coding sequences:
- the mprip gene encoding myosin phosphatase Rho-interacting protein isoform X4: MSSKDNPCRKFQANIFNKSKCQNCFKPRESHLLNDEDLNQAKPIYGGWLLLAPEGTNFDNPLHRSRKWQRRFFILYEHGLLRYALDEMPSTLPQGTINMNQCSDVIDGESRTGQKNSLCILTPDKEHFIRAECKEIINGWQEALTVYPRTNKQNQKKKRKVEPPTHQEPGPAKVTVTSSGGSIPCLPSSIASAERVPASRASLWQEEGRWSRATIPCSRSASCISQLAQSHPGSGVTSQDDGSTMSSGRKVRVESGYFSLEKTKSEPSAQPAQPSQPPQHLPLSSSASSSSLGAPHRYNAESDPHTSPYYPSPDSLPSPGALLSPSYSTISSSQSSLDSEPSSSAPSWDGRSVGGGSVSSVGGGGGRVGRSGREYAALSDVPRARRLSYREAFRSEKKRQELRARTRSPGREEVARLFGEERRRSQVIERFEDGQHVERMDTSSSTEPSANTVLIQRQGRSERRYLANKQDLSLDAGKERSAPDVSISTFSNLRRAKSLDRRVTESSMTPDLLNFKKGWMTKLYEDGMWKKHWFVLTDQSLKYYKDSIAEEASDPDGEIDLSTCYDVTEFPVQRNYGFQILCKEGACTLSAMTSGIRRNWIQAIMKNVRPTIAPDVTRKNISLKLSVLKPRSLPEEKVKAQVVLEPCTQPSPEPSPTLEAPRVDIHIQSGGNSVSVPASELRKSRVRERRREGRSKTYDWSEFKGGQTEKPMRNRAETVDLSSPSSSSTASSSCSSSSSPSSPGSYPLSTASSPQTSSVSSSQPPSVATTEEADKERARWHEERKGILQHTATSAPHTPNTVTMVTTLNTTSGVHPWIPERQDQGKMEVDHPSAMNSDASEEKIGQRGSRTTDVQIEIEHRWHQVETTPLREEKQVPITSAIGNSVTSDRLPPHELAALLDKELGQKQKELDRLQEQNNLLQEQLEDARGREQSAREGYVLQSAPSSTPPSTSPHRVPWQRLHKLNQDLQGELEAQKHKQDLAQQQVKTLKRSYTEAQDAVRHHEADIQALQSKLASAMAEIVASERAVARMRNELKLEQERSREQEEDWGHSEATLRAQLRDSEDRLREVEASLLERNQALRHLEHQQALQRDHLREVQRLQERLQEVTARLTATEEGQALKEERLRNEQHSMQESHERERQTLSRRLAEAITARKEMEDKLLEAEQQVEALLRGRQASGGKEDRVEVLKLQEELAQKTDMVETLRESVRRLEEEKGQLTCHCQELLNQIAEADREVNKLRSRLETEEADYYTLEHSYERASEEFQKMSQFLKEKEEEIRQTKEMYERLVERKEEDLKEALVKMTALGNSLEETEQKLQAKEELLCQMSHSVLDKVEPCSAERDLQAKLVVAEDRIAELEQHLNALHLGYAGLCMERQQMPERHRKERVNTSNSLPTNTELSLAFDTRSKTNTSSDGKESQAKRPRIRFSSIQCQKYISLEGLDTSNVSSTFKDSQSQKLSQDVSQDIHSTEESSTSDITFHYASDPEKFISIIHALETKLLATEDKLRTLTQNLKEQKGGKAEDLPKSDLKETDNKPHQEKEPSFGTGCQINAASIEYAKALECVETSREKVRAILSGSHGTTDLQLHSLSEIENELFNATLYIKQGEKTLEENSLQVQQNQTQETLNSRELDEDTMHLFAKTLSFEAVVLNKMALLIQNSESDLLQGLAKIQEDIKSIKRDEEDYLAIVYADVLTRKLMLESAFWKELEKIETQFEHSDVAKSREGKVSSGTDIDATVILNTFFKAELAYSFQNLKHFYEEKFRTLKRELTEAHNNLQKRELALKAIFEALKRPDLKNVVKEVKNNFGFSQQRLADIRPPELAPYMEQIEMEEARDLAEEVIDRQLAGDMPSCSVDTIESLQNAQDSLAHELQRQASILHRYAQEIESGGSHPEVASMIRALAGHQATHNFTSSSLCMREALIQAQVAYVACRLRAIHERDLGQCQQAGQHMDALVKEHAHNVSAIQEKYEASLQEERLSFTQTVDILQKENHTLKNEISKRVNQLSQQQEQLSHLEKHFQKETEELRQKHKQELSQAEQGRASTELVLMETTADSQRKLEVLLLDMDTMEERHEGHVRKLQEQFQERISELQHIHKEEIQKLHAQYMDTIRCIQEHQQGTEVPEISFSLQHDEATAPMEEEEQGKGEEEHTMCEVDPMVVLKDRIQELETQMNTMRDELENKHLEGDVASLREKYQRDFESLKATCERGFAAMEETHQKVIEDLQRQHQREVSKLMEERERLLAEETAATIAAIEAMKNAHKEELEKTQRSQLSGLNSDIDELRLQYEEELQSVQRELEVLSEQYSQKCLENAHLAQALEAERQALRQCQRENQELNAHNQELNNRLTAEITRMRSCFSGETAMSPLTQGKDVYELEVLLRIKESEIQYLKQEIHSLKDELQSALRDKKYATDKYKDIYTELSIVKAKADCDISKLKEKLLVATEALGERTVDGAVTPGYDIMKSKSNPDFMKKERSANAKQTRGVRSKSLKEGLSVQERMKLFEAKDSRKI; encoded by the exons CCTAGCACTCTGCCTCAGGGCACCATCAACATGAACCAGTGTTCCGATGTGATTGATGGAGAGTCCAGGACAGGCCAGAAGAACTCGCTGTGCATCCTTACACCTGACAAAGAGCACTTCATACGGGCTGAGTGTAAAGAAATCATCAATGG GTGGCAGGAAGCTCTGACTGTCTACCCTAGGACCAACAAGCAGAACCAGAAGAAAAAACGCAAGGTTGAGCCACCCACTCACCAG GAGCCTGGCCCTGCCAAGGTGACAGTGACCAGCAGCGGAGGCAGCATCCCCTGCCTGCCCAGCAGTATTGCCAGTGCTGAGCGTGTCCCGGCCAGCCGTGCCAGCCTGTGGCAGGAGGAGGGCCGCTGGAGCAGAGCCACCATCCCCTGCAGCCGCAGCGCGTCCTGTATCAGCCAGCTGGCACAGAGCCACCCAGGCTCTGGTGTCACCTCTCAAGACG ATGGCAGCACCATGAGCAGTGGACGCAAAGTACGAGTGGAGAGCGGTTACTTTTCTCTGGAGAAGACCAAGTCGGAGCCCTCAGCACAGCCAGCACAACCTTCCCAGCCACCCCAACATCTGCCCCTGTCCTCTTCagcatcttcctcttccctcgGAGCCCCCCACAGGTACAACGCTGAATCAGACCCCCACACCTCTCCTTATTACCCTTCCCCAGACTCCCTTCCTTCCCCAggcgccctcctctctcccagctACTCCACCATCAGCTCCTCCCAAAGCTCACTGGACTCTGAACCCAGCAGTAGTGCACCCAGCTGGGACGGGCGCAGTGTTGGGGGAGGGAGTGTTAGTAGTgtcggtggaggaggaggaagagtgggCCGGTCTGGCAGGGAGTACGCAGCACTATCGGATGTGCCACGGGCTCGCAGGCTGAGCTACCGCGAAGCGTTCCGCTCAGAGAAAAAGCGTCAAGAGCTGCGGGCGCGGACACGGAGTCCCGGCAGAGAAGAGGTGGCCCGGCTGTTTGGGGAGGAGCGCAG GCGTTCTCAAGTCATAGAGCGATTTGAAGATGGTCAGCATGTAGAGCGTATGGACACAAGCAGCTCCACTGAGCCCTCTGCTAATACTGTGCTAATCCAGAGACAAGGCCGCAGTGAGAGACGTTATCTGGCTAATAAACAG GACTTGTCTTTGGATGCTGGGAAGGAGCGTTCAGCCCCAGATGTGTCCATATCAACATTTTCCAACTTAAGAAGAGCCAAGTCACTGGACCGTAGAGTCACTGAGTCCTCCATGACT CCAGATCTGCTGAACTTCAAAAAAGGATGGATGACCAAACTATATGAAGATGGGATG TGGAAGAAACACTGGTTTGTTCTTACAGACCAGAGTCTGAAGTACTACAAGGACTCAATAGCTGAGGAG GCTTCAGACCCTGATGGTGAGATTGACCTTTCCACTTGTTATGATGTGACCGAGTTCCCTGTCCAGAGGAACTATGGCTTCCAAATCCTA TGTAAGGAGGGGGCATGCACGCTGTCGGCCATGACCTCTGGAATCCGTCGCAACTGGATTCAGGCCATCATGAAGAATGTTCGGCCTACCATTGCTCCTGATGTCACCCG GAAAAACATCTCTCTGAAACTGTCCGTTCTGAAGCCCAG GTCCCTTCCTGAGGAGAAGGTAAAAGCGCAGGTTGTGTTGGAGCCATGTACACAGCCCTCCCCTGAGCCCAGCCCCACTCTTGAGGCCCCCAGGGTGGATATCCACATACAGTCAGGTGGTAACAGCGTCTCTGTCCCTGCGTCTGAGCTACGCAAAAGCCGGGTCCGTGAGCGCAGACGAGAGGGCCGCTCCAAAACCTATGACTGGTCTGAATTCAAAGggggacagacagaaaaaccCATGAGGAATAGAGCGGAGACAGTTGACCTCAGCTCTCCTTCATCATCCTCTacagcctcctcctcttgctcttcctcctcctccccttcgtCCCCAGGATCCTATCCTCTATctaccgcttcttctccacaaacCTCCTCTGTCTCAAGTTCTCAGCCCCCTTCTGTGGCAACTACGGAGGAGGCAGACAAAGAGCGAGCACGCTGGCATGAGGAGAGGAAGGGTATCCTTCAACACACCGCAACTAGTGCACCCCACACGCCAAAcactgttaccatggttaccacaTTAAACACTACATCAGGGGTGCATCCATGGATTCCTGAGCGTCAAGACCAAGGGAAAATGGAAGTTGACCACCCATCAGCCATGAACAGTGACGCCAGTGAAGAGAAAATTGGGCAGAGGGGTAGCAGAACCACAGATGTCCAGATTGAGATTGAGCACCGCTGGCATCAGGTGGAGACCACACCATTAAGAGAAGAGAAGCAAGTGCCCATCACCTCAGCCATAGGAAACTCTGTTACCTCTGACAGATTGCCTCCACATGAGCTTGCTGCCCTGCTAGACAAAGAG CTTGGACAGAAGCAAAAGGAGCTGGACCGACTGCAGGAGCAGAACAACCTTTTACAGGAGCAACTGGAAGATGCACGAGGGAGAGAACAAAGTGCCAGAGAGGGCTATGTACTGCAG AGTGCACCCTCCTCcacacccccctccacctcACCGCACAGAGTACCATGGCAACGCTTGCACAAGCTCAACCAAGATTTGCAGGGTGAGTTGGAGGCCCAGAAGCACAAGCAGGACCTTGCTCAGCAGCAGGTTAAAACACTAAAGAGAAGCTACACTGAAGCCCAGGATGCTGTGCGCCACCATGAGGCTGACATCCAGGCTCTGCAATCCAAGCTGGCCTCTGCAATGGCTGAAATCGTAGCTAGTGAGCGTGCTGTGGCCCGTATGCGTAATGAACTCAAGCTTGAGCAAGAACGTTCCAGGGAACAGGAAGAGGATTGGGGACACAGTGAGGCCACCCTACGAGCCCAGCTAAGGGACAGTGAAGACAGACTCCGTGAAGTAGAGGCCAGCCTCTTGGAGAGGAACCAGGCCCTCAGGCACCTGGAGCATCAGCAAGCCCTGCAGAGGGACCACCTGAGGGAGGTACAGAGGCTCCAAGAGAGGCTACAGGAGGTGACTGCCAGACTAACTGCTACTGAGGAGGGTCAAGCACTGAAGGAGGAGCGCCTGAGGAACGAGCAGCATAGCATGCAAGAGAgtcatgagagagaaagacaaacccTAAGTAGAAGATTAGCTGAGGCTATAACTGCACGGAAAGAGATGGAAGACAAGCTGCTAGAGGCTGAGCAGCAGGTAGAAGCCCTGTTAAGAGGGAGGCAGGCttcaggaggaaaagaggataGAGTAGAAGTGCTGAAGCTGCAAGAAGAGCTGGCCCAGAAAACTGATATGGTTGAGACACTGCGAGAGAGTGTCCGTAGGCTAGAGGAAGAGAAGGGCCAACTTACATGCCACTGTCAGGAACTTCTCAACCAGATAGCAGAGGCAGACCGCGAGGTGAACAAGCTTCGCAGTCGTCTGGAAACAGAGGAGGCTGATTATTACACCCTGGAGCACTCTTATGAGAGGGCATCTGAAGAGTTTCAGAAGATGAGCCAGTTcctcaaagaaaaagaagaagagatcCGCCAGACTAAGGAGATGTATGAGAGGCTGGTGGAACGCAAGGAGGAGGATCTGAAAGAGGCCCTTGTTAAGATGACTGCACTTGGCAATAGCCTGGAGGAGACTGAGCAGAAGTTGCAAGCCAAGGAAGAGCTTCTCTGTCAGATGAGTCATAGTGTCTTAGATAAAGTGGAGCCCTGCAGTGCTGAGAGAGATCTGCAAGCTAAGCTTGTGGTTGCAGAGGACCGCATTGCAGAGCTAGAGCAGCATCTCAATGCCCTGCATCTGGGCTATGCTGGCCTCTGCATGGAAAGGCAGCAAATGCCAGAACGTCACAGAAAGGAAAGGGTTAATACCTCAAACTCCTTACCAACAAACACAGAACTGTCACTTGCATTTGACACTAGATCCAAAACAAATACCTCCTCAGATGGTAAGGAGTCTCAAGCTAAGAGGCCACGGATACGTTTTTCCAGCATTCAGTGCCAAAAATACATCAGTTTAGAGGGCCTGGACACCAGTAATGTAAGCAGCACCTTTAAAgacagtcaaagtcaaaaactTAGTCAAGATGTGAGCCAAGACATTCATTCAACTGAAGAAAGCAGCACTTCTGATATCACATTCCATTACGCTAGTGACCCAGAGAAATTTATCTCCATCATACATGCCCTAGAAACTAAACTACTGGCCACTGAGGATAAGCTAAGAACCCTGACACAGAACCTAAAGGAGCAAAAAGGTGGCAAAGCAGAAGACCTACCCAAGTCTGATCTAAAAGAGACTGATAATAAACCCCACCAAGAGAAAGAACCTAGTTTTGGAACTGGGTGTCAGATTAATGCTGCCAGTATTGAATATGCCAAGGCCCTAGAGTGTGTGGAAACTAGTCGAGAGAAAGTCAGGGCTATTCTCAGTGGCTCTCATGGGACCACTGATTTACAGCTGCACTCCTTGTCAGAGATAGAGAATGAGTTGTTCAATGCAACACTGTACAtcaaacaaggggaaaaaaccTTGGAAGAGAACTCACTACAGGTCCAACAAAATCAAACCCAAGAGACTCTCAACAGCAGGGAATTAGACGAAGATACAATGCACCTCTTTGCTAAAACCCTGTCTTTTGAGGCAGTTGTTTTAAACAAGATGGCTTTGTTAATACAGAATTCAGAGTCTGACCTCCTACAAGGTCTTGCTAAGATACAGGAAGACATCAAGAGTATtaaaagagatgaagaggatTACTTGGCTATAGTTTATGCTGATGTCTTGACAAGGAAATTAATGTTGGAGAGTGCATTCTGGAAAGAACTGGAGAAAATAGAAACACAATTTGAACATTCAGATGTTGCTAAATCAAGAGAGGGCAAAGTTTCAAGTGGTACAGATATTGATGCCACAGTTATCTTAAACACATTCTTTAAAGCCGAACTAGCTTACTCTTTCCAAAATCTCAAGCATTTCTATGAGGAAAAATTTAGAACACTTAAAAGGGAGCTGACAGAAGCCCATAATAATTTACAGAAAAGGGAGTTGGCATTGAAAGCAATTTTTGAAGCTTTAAAAAGACctgatttgaaaaatgtagtCAAAGAAGTCAAAAATAACTTTGGTTTTAGTCAGCAAAGGCTAGCTGATATCCGTCCTCCTGAACTTGCTCCCTATATGGAGCAGATTGAAATGGAAGAGGCCAGAGACCTGGCAGAGGAAGTTATTGATAGGCAACTGGCTGGAGACATGCCGTCTTGCAGTGTTGACACAATTGAGTCACTGCAAAATGCACAAGACAGTCTGGCTCATGAGCTTCAAAGACAGGCATCAATCCTTCATAGATATGCTCAAGAGATAGAGAGTGGTGGCAGCCATCCAGAAGTGGCCAGTATGATTCGTGCTCTTGCCGGGCACCAGGCTACACATAATTTCACAAGTAGCTCCCTATGTATGCGTGAAGCCCTTATCCAGGCTCAAGTGGCTTATGTTGCCTGCAGGTTACGAGCCATCCATGAACGGGACTTGGGCCAGTGTCAGCAGGCAGGTCAGCACATGGATGCTCTTGTCAAAGAACATGCCCACAATGTCAGTGCCATCCAAGAGAAATATGAAGCATCCTTGCAGGAGGAGCGCTTGAGCTTCACGCAAACAGTAGATATTTTACAGAAGGAGAACCACACACTGAAGAACGAAATCAGCAAACGTGTGAACCAGCTCTCCCAGCAGCAAGAGCAACTGAGCCACCTGGAGAAGCATTTCCAAAAGGAGACCGAAGAGCTGAGACAGAAGCACAAGCAGGAGTTAAGCCAAGCAGAGCAAGGCCGTGCCTCCACAGAGCTGGTCCTCATGGAGACCACAGCTGACAGCCAACGAAAGTTAGAGGTTCTGCTGCTGGACATGGACACCATGGAGGAACGGCATGAGGGTCATGTGAGGAAACTACAGGAGCAGTTCCAAGAGAGGATCAGTGAACTGCAGCATATACACAAGGAGGAGATTCAGAAGTTGCATGCCCAGTATATGGACACCATTCGCTGTATCCAAGAGCACCAACAGGGCACGGAAGTCCCAGAGATCTCTTTCTCACTGCAGCATGATGAAGCCACAGCAccaatggaggaggaggagcaggggaagggagaggaggagcatACCATGTGTGAGGTAGACCCCATGGTGGTTCTCAAGGACAGGATCCAGGAGCTGGAGACCCAGATGAACACCATGAGGGATGAACTGGAGAACAAGCACCTAGAAGGAGATGTGGCCAGCCTAAGAGAGAAATACCAGAGAGACTTTGAAAGTCTTAAG GCCACATGTGAACGTGGCTTTGCAGCAATGGAGGAAACACACCAGAAGGTGATAGAGGACCTCCAGAGGCAGCACCAGAGGGAGGTCTCTAAACTcatggaagaaagagagagactatTGGCTGAGGAAACTGCCGCCACAATTGCTG CTATTGAAGCTATGAAGAATGCACACAAGGAAGAACTGGAGAAGACCCAGCGCTCCCAATTGAGTGGACTGAACTCTGACATTGATGAGCTTCGCTTGCAATATGA GGAGGAGCTGCAGTCCGTTCAGAGGGAACTGGAGGTTTTGTCAGAACAGTACTCCCAGAAATGCCTGGAGAACGCTCACCTGGCCCAGGCACTGGAGGCCGAGAGGCAGGCCCTCAGGCAGTGTCAAAGAGAGAACCAGGAGCTCAACGCCCACAACCAG GAATTAAATAACCGTCTGACTGCAGAGATCACTAGAATGCGCTCCTGCTTCAGTGGTGAAACTGCAATGTCGCCTCTTACCCAGGGCAAGGATGTTTATGAGCTGGAg GTATTACTACGGATTAAGGAATCAGAGATACAATATCTTAAACAAGAAATCCACTCTTTGAAAGATGAACTGCAGTCTGCATTAAGG GACAAGAAATATGCCACAGACAAGTATAAGGACatctacacagagctgagcATTGTGAAAGCAAAGGCTGACTGCGACATCAGCAAGCTGAAGGAGAAACTGCTCGTTGCCACAGAAGCTCTTGGCGAGAGGACTGTGGATGGAGCAGTCACACCTGGATATG atatCATGAAGTCAAAGAGTAATCCAGACTTCATGAAAAAAGAGCGATCAGCAAATGCCAAGCAAACCAGAGGTGTAAGGTCAAAG aGCCTTAAAGAGGGACTCTCTGTACAGGAGCGCATGAAGCTATTTGAGGCAAAGGATTCCCGAAAGATATGA